The genomic stretch TATTTTAAGAGAAGAACCGTTCGGACTTAGTATCCGCAATAAGCATTACGCCTATTCACATGAATTACCGTATGCGGACAGTTCTAGAAAGGCGAGACGCCCAGAACTTTGGAAAATACATCATGACTCGCCGAAAACTTCCCTAAAAAGCGCAAATATCCCACCAACTAACTTGTAGTAGGAATTTACTTGTACTCGTAGTATAGTACTTCACTTTGCATCGTAAAACACGCAACTCGATCCATGCGCAAACTAAAAATCCCCAGAAGCTTCCACTTACTCAGCGGGAGTTGAGTAAACGAAGCCCCGCCTGATTgtttccctttcctctttttgtttcccatCTATCTATACTTATCTATACTCTTTGTCTCAAAAAATCACAGGAAACTCAAAACGTGCATCGTCCTCAACGGCTAACCGTCAACTCTCCCCACTTTCAGCAAACGGCTCGGGAAAAAATACGCCATAAAACTGTCATGCTCTCGTAAGAATTGTGAAGCCTTGCGTTTCCAACGACCAACGTTTTAAACAAAACCCAGCATCGTTCTTCGCCGAATACCGAAACAAGAGCAGAAAAGTTTATGTCGTCATTAATAACTTGtaacttaacttaaaaaaaagaccaaggGGGGTTGTTGTCAAAAGGAGGAAAATAATCCCGTCGGTCTTTGAGCAAAAACTGGCAATTTACCCGACGAATCTGATTTGATTGACCCACTCCCAAAACACGAGCTCAAAGGAGTTGAGTTGACTCAAACAACAACCAAGTCATCTATCTTGTATGCACGTAAAGCGTAAAATGTTATATTCTATCTAGACAGTTTACCTtgttccccccccccccccccccctttctctCAACATTAGATTTGAGTTGGGAAAACCTAAACACACTCGTGAAACTCCGGGTTATGAAAATCCTTCCATAAACCAACCCCCCTTCGACAAATCAAAACTCAACTAATACTAAAATTTGTTTAatcatcgtcctcctcttccgcgCCCTCTGCCTCTACCTCTACCTCGGGCCCCTCCGCGACCGCCCTTCTTTCCTCCCCTCCCACCAGCGCCTCTGTTGTCAAATCGTTCAAATAGCTTCTCTTCGCCAAACGCGCCCTCTCCAAACCTCATAAAGTTTACTAATCCCCTATCCACAACCGCCACGATTACATTTCTGTGACCGTGTTTCAGTCGCTGGTACAGTTTCCCTGGCTGTCCCCGCCAAGCTTCTGGCGCAGCATCGTACGGCGTAGACTCGAGCAGCGATTCAATTTGTTCCAGCGTGGGCAGGCATGAGTCGGTCGTGTCGGCAACGGCGATGCGAAAGTCAGGGGGTGGAGGATTCTTCTTGGAGAATCCTCCCGCACCAGGTTTCCATACATGGAAGTGCACCCTGAAGGGGTCCTCTGGTTTAGACGGGTTTGGTGGTACAGAGAGAGGTTTGTGTCGAGGGAGAAGAGCTAGTTGCTGGTATATAGGCCGATAAGCCCGGTAAAGTCCTGGGGCGACGAGTGGACCGAAAGGCTGGTGGTGCcgctgttttctttcttgccccGACTCCCATTtgacaaaggagaagagccatTGCCAAAGTGTCTGCGAAGGCTCTGTGGATTCTGGCCTCGGCTGCTCGAGCGGCGCACGAAGGATGTTGAACCCTGCACGCTTTAAATGCGCATAAACTTGATATTTGGGAAGCGTTGTCTTGCCCTGCTCGCCCTCGTAGCCGGTGAAGAGCGAATAAGCGGCTTCAAGACTCAGCGGCAACCCAACATCATAGTCATCAGGGCCAAACCCAGGACGGGATGCCCCTCCAGCAGTACTGCCTTTGGGTAGGAGGGTTTCAAAGTCCGTATACGGCCACCACAGGTCCACGGTGCCTCTTTCGACCAGATAGATGGCTTCCTCTGGGAGCAGCCATAACCTTCCCACGCCGAGCTGATCTTTATTTCCAGAGGCCACTCGTCCTATATCTTTCATCCAGCCTCCCTTCTCATGTTCCATAACCACCACTCGATCCTCTAACCACATCCCCTCATAATCTGTCGCCTCATTCTCCTCATCCAGCCAAAAGTCCGGGAAGCACCATCCTCTAGCCCACGCATCGCCCCGATGTATCCTCGTGTAGCCCAAGACGTCTTCTAGCGCTCTGCGACTCGATTCCAGCGCGCCATCCTGAGATCGTGTCCCGTGTGCCTCAAA from Trichoderma atroviride chromosome 3, complete sequence encodes the following:
- a CDS encoding uncharacterized protein (BUSCO:EOG092D28PE), translating into MAFDDDDSPLVAGPVSADGEGNAPTAEETLEDDMPDYKLFASAFSKKGVSSQTIRKGEKDFEAHGTRSQDGALESSRRALEDVLGYTRIHRGDAWARGWCFPDFWLDEENEATDYEGMWLEDRVVVMEHEKGGWMKDIGRVASGNKDQLGVGRLWLLPEEAIYLVERGTVDLWWPYTDFETLLPKGSTAGGASRPGFGPDDYDVGLPLSLEAAYSLFTGYEGEQGKTTLPKYQVYAHLKRAGFNILRAPLEQPRPESTEPSQTLWQWLFSFVKWESGQERKQRHHQPFGPLVAPGLYRAYRPIYQQLALLPRHKPLSVPPNPSKPEDPFRVHFHVWKPGAGGFSKKNPPPPDFRIAVADTTDSCLPTLEQIESLLESTPYDAAPEAWRGQPGKLYQRLKHGHRNVIVAVVDRGLVNFMRFGEGAFGEEKLFERFDNRGAGGRGGKKGGRGGARGRGRGRGRGRGGR